One bacterium DNA segment encodes these proteins:
- the proX gene encoding glycine betaine/L-proline ABC transporter substrate-binding protein ProX gives MRTHRKTRVAGVLALLGALALIASACAAEDTAAQDAASAAASDAAAAMAAASGAQAGADAADARAGAAEAEASAASATAEAASAAADAAAAAAAEAQAAAGLAQATASGSADAIAEAEAALADAQAAAEAASAQAAAAQDEATAAQAEAAAAREEAATAQAEAAAAQEEAATAQAEAASAQQEAAELQAATDEAAAAAAFMSPGAGVSVTQARATWSTGYMQAAIYNQLLEELGYDVSEPADNELANDIFHVALAEGEVDFWVNGWIPNHLNFWDDELSDGSLIGDHIELVGVSLAAAGLEGFLTNKALAEEHGIQTLGQINDDPALVALYDAADITPGDGVIQVGSCPDAWNCAKIAAQTFEFNGWDNLEAVHAGYEAMFANAVANLQDGKPFIAYSWSPSGYLTQLIPGDNAIWVSVGTADNVLDGSTTDGFDFNDLPPASLGPEFCTGDPCFTGWPAADIRVVANSDFLAANPAARSLFESVKISVVDVALQNVRYDAGEKTTADVNHHAALWIENNRAQVDEWLQAARQAAS, from the coding sequence ATGAGAACGCACAGAAAGACACGCGTCGCAGGCGTGTTGGCGCTTCTCGGCGCGCTGGCGCTGATCGCCTCTGCTTGCGCCGCGGAGGACACCGCGGCCCAGGACGCTGCGTCAGCAGCGGCCTCCGACGCAGCGGCCGCGATGGCCGCCGCGTCGGGCGCGCAGGCCGGTGCCGACGCCGCGGACGCCAGGGCAGGCGCAGCGGAGGCAGAAGCGTCCGCGGCCTCAGCCACGGCAGAGGCCGCGTCGGCCGCGGCGGACGCGGCAGCCGCTGCAGCCGCCGAGGCGCAGGCCGCCGCCGGGTTGGCCCAAGCCACGGCTTCGGGCAGCGCGGACGCCATCGCCGAAGCCGAAGCGGCGCTGGCCGACGCGCAGGCAGCCGCCGAGGCGGCGAGCGCACAGGCAGCCGCCGCCCAGGACGAGGCAACCGCCGCCCAGGCCGAAGCCGCCGCCGCCCGGGAAGAGGCAGCCACCGCCCAGGCCGAAGCCGCCGCCGCCCAGGAAGAGGCAGCCACCGCGCAAGCCGAAGCCGCTTCGGCCCAGCAGGAAGCCGCCGAGTTGCAGGCCGCAACGGACGAAGCGGCCGCGGCCGCGGCGTTCATGAGTCCGGGTGCGGGCGTCTCGGTGACGCAGGCGCGTGCCACCTGGTCGACGGGCTACATGCAGGCGGCCATCTACAACCAGTTGCTCGAGGAGTTGGGCTACGACGTCAGCGAACCCGCCGACAACGAGTTGGCCAACGACATCTTCCACGTGGCGCTCGCCGAGGGAGAGGTGGACTTCTGGGTCAACGGCTGGATCCCGAACCACCTGAACTTCTGGGACGACGAGCTCTCCGACGGCTCCCTGATCGGCGACCACATCGAGTTGGTCGGCGTGTCGCTGGCCGCAGCCGGGCTCGAGGGCTTCCTGACCAACAAGGCGCTCGCGGAGGAGCACGGCATCCAGACGCTGGGGCAGATCAACGACGATCCCGCACTCGTGGCACTCTACGACGCCGCGGACATCACGCCCGGCGACGGCGTGATCCAGGTCGGGTCGTGCCCCGACGCCTGGAACTGCGCCAAGATCGCCGCGCAGACCTTCGAGTTCAACGGCTGGGACAACCTCGAGGCCGTGCATGCGGGCTACGAGGCCATGTTCGCCAACGCCGTGGCCAACCTCCAGGACGGCAAGCCGTTCATCGCCTACTCGTGGTCACCCAGCGGCTACCTCACCCAGTTGATCCCCGGCGACAACGCCATCTGGGTCTCGGTGGGCACCGCCGACAACGTGCTCGACGGCTCCACCACCGACGGCTTCGACTTCAACGACCTGCCGCCCGCAAGTCTCGGCCCGGAGTTCTGCACCGGTGATCCCTGCTTCACAGGCTGGCCCGCGGCCGACATCAGGGTCGTCGCCAACTCGGACTTCCTGGCTGCCAATCCGGCGGCCCGGTCGCTCTTCGAGAGTGTCAAGATCTCCGTGGTCGACGTGGCGCTGCAGAACGTGCGCTATGACGCCGGCGAGAAGACGACCGCAGACGTGAACCATCACGCCGCCCTGTGGATCGAGAACAACCGGGCACAGGTGGACGAGTGGCTGCAGGCCGCCCGCCAGGCCGCTTCCTGA